Proteins encoded by one window of Clostridium bornimense:
- the aroB gene encoding 3-dehydroquinate synthase — translation MRKIQVKLPCNKYEILIKNGLIQDIGDKIANIYTGDKIAIITDTNVDKFYGDIVNNALEEKGYDTLKVVLPAGEKSKSMDSLMALYNKLLDFNLNRGNLIIALGGGVIGDLTGFCASTLLRGIPFVQIPTSLLAQIDSSIGGKVAVDLPRGKNLVGSFYHPKAVFIDPNVLQTLERKFLNDGLGEAIKYGLIKDRGLFEKLSSINSYDELFENLGDIIYDCCDIKRGVVERDEKDTGERMILNFGHTIGHAIEKIQNYEGYSHGEAVSIGMYSIAKRCEDMGFCPEGVSESIKEVLVKFNLPCSIGDIKKEDIAKAISVDKKNIGKSMNLILLKDIGESFIHKVSRDEIVNFI, via the coding sequence ATGAGAAAAATACAAGTGAAGCTTCCTTGTAATAAGTATGAAATTCTAATAAAGAATGGACTTATACAAGATATAGGAGATAAGATTGCAAATATTTATACAGGAGATAAGATTGCTATAATAACAGATACCAATGTAGATAAATTTTATGGAGATATAGTAAATAATGCTTTAGAGGAAAAGGGATATGATACTCTAAAGGTAGTTTTACCGGCAGGAGAAAAGAGTAAATCAATGGATTCCCTTATGGCACTATATAATAAGTTACTAGATTTTAACCTAAATAGAGGTAATTTAATAATTGCCTTAGGTGGTGGTGTTATAGGTGATTTAACTGGATTCTGTGCTTCAACACTTTTAAGAGGAATACCTTTTGTACAAATACCTACATCGTTATTAGCTCAAATTGACTCTTCAATTGGTGGAAAGGTAGCAGTAGATTTACCAAGAGGTAAGAATTTAGTAGGCAGTTTCTATCATCCAAAGGCAGTATTTATAGATCCTAATGTTTTGCAAACCTTAGAGAGAAAGTTTTTAAATGATGGATTAGGTGAAGCTATAAAATATGGACTAATAAAAGATAGAGGTTTATTTGAAAAATTAAGTTCAATAAATAGTTATGATGAATTATTTGAAAACTTAGGAGATATAATATATGACTGTTGCGATATAAAAAGAGGTGTTGTAGAAAGAGATGAAAAGGACACTGGAGAAAGAATGATATTAAATTTTGGTCATACTATAGGTCATGCTATAGAGAAGATTCAAAACTATGAAGGATATTCTCATGGAGAGGCAGTATCTATAGGAATGTATTCTATCGCAAAAAGATGTGAGGATATGGGCTTCTGTCCTGAAGGAGTTTCTGAAAGTATAAAGGAAGTATTAGTTAAGTTTAATTTACCTTGTAGTATAGGTGATATTAAAAAAGAGGATATTGCTAAAGCAATATCAGTAGATAAAAAGAATATAGGAAAATCTATGAATCTAATTTTGTTAAAAGATATTGGGGAATCTTTTATTCATAAAGTTTCTAGAGATGAGATTGTAAATTTTATATAA
- a CDS encoding prephenate dehydrogenase has product MGDFKLKITVVGMGLIGGSLAMALRKLNPIKLYGIDIDEHVLEKATSMGIIDKGSTTFTEEMEDSDIILISIYPRGEVEFLNKYIDRIKRGAIVTDTTGLKDGFQEEIVKICSGMVDYIGGHPMVGKETNSFEHASLDMLKGGSYILTPSSSSKVENIMLLKSIAQEIGFTTIKVVDGNTHDKLITYTSHLPHVVAVAMMENDLATMCDGFTGGSFRDITRVARINEDLWSGLFMDNKGNLIKEIEKLQKNLEDIKSLLKNNDEEGLYKLLKKSRVRKEQQNEKNTSEASL; this is encoded by the coding sequence ATGGGGGACTTTAAGCTAAAAATCACCGTGGTTGGTATGGGGCTCATTGGAGGATCTTTAGCTATGGCACTTAGAAAACTTAATCCTATTAAATTATATGGCATTGATATAGATGAACATGTTTTAGAAAAAGCTACTTCAATGGGTATAATTGATAAAGGAAGTACTACTTTTACAGAAGAAATGGAAGATAGTGATATTATTTTAATAAGTATATATCCTAGGGGAGAAGTAGAATTCCTTAATAAATATATAGATAGGATAAAAAGAGGTGCTATAGTTACTGATACTACGGGATTAAAAGATGGTTTTCAAGAGGAAATCGTAAAGATTTGCAGTGGAATGGTAGATTATATTGGAGGACATCCAATGGTAGGTAAGGAAACTAACAGCTTTGAACACGCTTCTTTGGATATGCTGAAGGGAGGAAGTTATATACTGACTCCTAGCAGTAGTAGCAAGGTAGAAAATATTATGTTATTAAAAAGTATTGCCCAGGAAATAGGATTTACAACGATTAAAGTAGTTGATGGTAATACACATGATAAGTTGATTACCTATACATCACATCTTCCTCATGTAGTGGCAGTAGCAATGATGGAAAATGACTTAGCTACAATGTGTGATGGATTCACGGGAGGAAGTTTTAGAGATATTACTAGAGTAGCAAGGATAAATGAAGACCTATGGAGTGGTCTTTTTATGGATAACAAAGGAAATTTGATAAAGGAAATAGAAAAGCTACAAAAGAACTTGGAGGATATAAAAAGTCTATTAAAAAATAACGATGAAGAGGGATTGTATAAACTCTTAAAGAAGTCGAGGGTTAGAAAGGAGCAACAGAATGAGAAAAATACAAGTGAAGCTTCCTTGTAA
- the trpB gene encoding tryptophan synthase subunit beta — MINNHGKFGKYGGSYVSPLLQKAISEVEENFYKYIEDKSFIDEFNYYMKQYVGRENPLYFAERLTEKIGGAKIYLKREDLNHTGAHKINNAIGQALLAKRMGKKRIVAETGAGQHGVATATVCALMDMECIIYMGEEDTKRQALNVFRMELLGAKVIPVISGTRTLKDAVDAALDDFAHNVQDTFYLLGSAVGPHPYPTMVREFQSIIGKEARKQILEAEDRLPDYVIACVGGGSNAIGLFHPFFNDKNVNIVGVEPAGKGLDTPDHAASMCKGTLGEIHGFKCYLLQDEKGEVVPVYSVAAGLDYPGVGPEHCYYKDLGRAEYVSITDDEAIDAFCELSRTEGIIPAIESSHAVAYAMKLAATLDKDKIIIVNLSGRGDKDVVQVKDILRKKKEV; from the coding sequence ATGATCAATAATCATGGGAAATTTGGCAAATATGGAGGCTCATATGTTTCACCTTTATTACAAAAAGCTATAAGTGAAGTAGAGGAGAATTTCTATAAATATATAGAAGATAAGAGTTTTATAGATGAATTTAATTATTATATGAAACAGTATGTAGGAAGAGAAAACCCATTATACTTTGCCGAAAGATTAACTGAAAAAATCGGAGGTGCTAAGATATATTTAAAAAGGGAAGATTTAAATCATACTGGAGCACATAAAATTAATAATGCTATTGGACAAGCACTTTTAGCAAAGAGAATGGGAAAGAAAAGAATCGTAGCAGAAACTGGAGCTGGTCAACATGGTGTAGCTACTGCAACAGTTTGTGCTTTAATGGATATGGAATGCATAATTTATATGGGTGAAGAAGATACAAAGAGACAAGCATTAAATGTTTTTAGAATGGAATTATTAGGGGCAAAGGTTATACCTGTTATTTCTGGAACAAGAACTTTAAAAGATGCGGTAGATGCAGCGTTAGATGATTTTGCTCATAATGTACAAGATACTTTTTACTTATTAGGTTCAGCAGTAGGTCCACATCCATATCCTACTATGGTCAGAGAATTTCAAAGTATAATTGGAAAAGAAGCAAGGAAGCAAATATTGGAGGCAGAAGATAGATTACCAGACTACGTTATTGCATGTGTTGGTGGAGGTAGTAATGCTATTGGATTATTCCATCCATTCTTTAATGACAAAAATGTCAATATAGTAGGTGTTGAGCCAGCAGGAAAAGGATTAGATACACCAGATCATGCAGCATCTATGTGTAAGGGTACATTAGGAGAGATTCATGGTTTTAAGTGTTATCTTTTACAAGATGAAAAGGGAGAAGTTGTACCAGTGTACTCTGTAGCAGCGGGATTAGATTATCCAGGAGTTGGTCCGGAACATTGCTACTATAAAGATTTAGGTAGAGCTGAATATGTATCTATAACTGATGATGAGGCAATAGATGCATTTTGTGAATTAAGTAGGACAGAAGGAATAATTCCAGCTATAGAAAGTTCCCATGCTGTTGCTTATGCTATGAAATTAGCAGCTACTTTAGATAAAGATAAAATCATTATTGTAAATCTTTCTGGAAGAGGAGATAAAGACGTAGTTCAAGTTAAAGATATTCTTAGAAAGAAGAAAGAAGTATAA
- the bcp gene encoding thioredoxin-dependent thiol peroxidase, with amino-acid sequence MVLNIGDKAPDFSLEGSDGKTHSLKDYLGKKVILYFYPRDNTPGCSREAESFRDAYKEISDLNTVILGVSRDTLTSHEKFINKYSLPFVLLSDKDEKVCNLYGVMKEKKLYGKVCYGIERSTFLIDENGILVDEFRKVKVPGHVDSVVEKLK; translated from the coding sequence ATGGTATTAAATATAGGGGATAAAGCTCCTGATTTTTCTTTAGAAGGATCTGATGGCAAAACTCATAGCCTAAAAGATTACTTAGGTAAAAAAGTTATTCTTTATTTTTATCCTAGAGATAATACTCCTGGATGCAGTAGAGAAGCTGAATCTTTTAGAGACGCTTATAAAGAAATAAGTGACTTGAATACAGTTATATTAGGTGTATCTAGAGATACTTTAACTTCTCATGAAAAATTCATAAACAAATATTCTCTACCATTTGTATTACTTAGTGATAAAGATGAGAAAGTATGTAATCTTTATGGTGTAATGAAAGAAAAAAAACTTTATGGAAAAGTATGTTATGGAATAGAAAGAAGCACTTTTTTAATTGATGAAAATGGAATCCTTGTAGATGAATTTAGAAAAGTTAAAGTTCCTGGACATGTAGACTCAGTAGTAGAAAAACTTAAATAA
- the aroA gene encoding 3-phosphoshikimate 1-carboxyvinyltransferase has protein sequence MQKVVISPTALRGRVTIPPSKSLGHRGIISAALSKGISNISNVQYSKDIIATLEIMKMLGAKIEKKDNSLVIDGTDIFSCGDKEITLQCNESGSTIRFLIPVALVREGQYVFQGKGKLVSRPLTSYYEIFDEKGIEYTTTEGGLPLKVKGKLSSGIYKLRGDISSQFITGLLFALPLVEGDSEIVVTTELESKGYVDLTLDTLKSFGIEIENQDYKIFKIKGNQQYSPRDYYIEGDYSQGAFFLVAGAIGNDIKCKGLRKDSLQGDMAILDILKDMGCNFEETDEYVKALPSKTKGIDIDVSQCPDLVPILAVLASMSEGETRILNAKRLRIKECDRLNATAVELNKIGADITELEDSLIIRGVKEFKGGDVDSHNDHRIVMALSIAATRAKGDIIINNPMAIEKSYPNFFEDYTKLGGNVR, from the coding sequence GTGCAAAAAGTTGTAATAAGTCCGACGGCATTAAGAGGCAGGGTTACAATTCCTCCATCGAAGAGTCTTGGGCATAGAGGTATAATATCAGCGGCTTTAAGTAAAGGAATTTCTAATATAAGCAATGTACAATATTCTAAAGATATAATTGCTACTTTAGAAATTATGAAAATGTTAGGCGCAAAGATAGAGAAAAAGGATAATAGCTTAGTTATAGATGGTACAGATATATTTTCTTGTGGAGATAAGGAGATAACACTACAATGTAATGAATCTGGTTCTACTATAAGATTTCTAATTCCTGTGGCATTAGTTAGAGAAGGACAATATGTTTTTCAAGGTAAAGGAAAGTTAGTAAGTAGGCCACTGACATCTTACTATGAGATTTTTGATGAAAAAGGAATAGAATATACTACTACAGAAGGTGGATTACCATTAAAGGTAAAAGGAAAGTTAAGTAGTGGGATTTATAAGCTTAGGGGTGACATAAGTTCTCAGTTTATAACAGGATTATTATTTGCCCTTCCTTTAGTAGAAGGAGATTCTGAAATTGTAGTTACTACGGAATTAGAGTCTAAGGGATATGTTGATTTAACATTAGATACTTTAAAGAGTTTTGGTATAGAAATAGAGAATCAAGATTATAAGATATTTAAAATCAAAGGAAATCAACAATATTCACCTAGAGATTATTATATAGAAGGTGATTACTCACAAGGGGCATTTTTCTTAGTAGCAGGTGCTATAGGAAATGATATTAAGTGTAAAGGGCTTAGAAAAGATTCTCTTCAAGGAGATATGGCAATTTTAGATATTTTAAAGGATATGGGTTGTAACTTTGAAGAAACGGATGAATATGTAAAGGCATTACCATCAAAGACAAAGGGAATAGATATAGATGTTTCACAATGTCCAGATTTAGTACCGATTCTTGCAGTACTAGCTAGTATGTCTGAAGGTGAAACAAGAATATTAAATGCAAAGCGTCTTAGAATAAAGGAATGCGATAGACTTAATGCTACAGCAGTAGAATTAAACAAGATAGGTGCTGATATAACTGAATTAGAAGATTCTCTTATTATAAGAGGGGTAAAGGAGTTTAAGGGAGGAGACGTTGATTCTCACAATGATCATAGAATAGTGATGGCTCTTTCTATAGCAGCAACTAGAGCAAAGGGTGATATTATCATTAATAATCCTATGGCAATAGAAAAATCGTATCCAAATTTCTTTGAGGATTATACGAAGCTGGGAGGGAATGTAAGATGA
- a CDS encoding putative polysaccharide biosynthesis protein: MSSKSTTKGFAILSAGAMLSKVVSLVYMPFLTLTLGKTGYGNYAYTYTIYTFIFSVANSGISLAVSKTVAEYIAKGNKKDANRVFKIAKYYMCIFGLILSIALFLFATPIAKFSGYPSIALALRFLSPSILLSTLLSVYRGYFQGTENMIPTAVTQIVEQLLNVVVSLACAFALKPLGIDYAVAGATIGTGVGAFISYLMIRKMYKKTRPERLSNEGRRVKKSEIVDKLKMYATPIVITSALIYGGNIIDGSIIKDSLIISGVAEKTAEGLYGMVNNYLQLVLVPITFITALSQAIIPSISAAMAVDDRKLVNQRVNLAIRITLMLAIPAAIAFTLLAKPVYRLMFPGSYEGHVLMLRGAILIIFWGIYLIENTILQSMNKLYVATTFTVLGIIIKIILNRTIIPSMGITGAVISNIVCYLVPMLLATFYIRNKLKVSIQWRKYITKTGLSAIFMAFFVKIVYNSVYYIISFFSVTLGIFVGLVATAGVCGYIYFITMVAIGGFTEEDFEAIPRIVLRFIPRKLKARIKSY; this comes from the coding sequence ATGAGCAGTAAATCTACTACAAAAGGTTTTGCTATATTATCAGCAGGAGCAATGTTATCTAAAGTTGTTTCATTGGTATATATGCCATTTCTTACCTTAACGTTAGGGAAAACAGGTTATGGAAATTATGCATATACATATACTATCTACACGTTTATTTTTAGTGTAGCTAATTCAGGTATAAGTCTTGCAGTATCAAAAACTGTGGCGGAATATATTGCAAAAGGAAATAAAAAAGATGCTAATAGAGTTTTTAAAATAGCTAAATATTATATGTGCATATTTGGACTAATTTTATCAATAGCGTTATTTCTATTTGCAACTCCAATTGCAAAGTTTTCAGGTTATCCGAGTATTGCGTTGGCATTAAGATTTTTATCACCATCAATATTATTAAGTACCTTATTATCTGTATATAGAGGATATTTTCAAGGAACTGAAAATATGATTCCTACAGCTGTGACACAGATAGTTGAACAATTATTAAATGTTGTTGTTAGTTTAGCTTGTGCATTTGCCTTAAAACCTCTTGGGATAGATTATGCAGTAGCGGGAGCAACAATAGGAACAGGCGTGGGAGCTTTTATATCTTACCTTATGATAAGAAAAATGTATAAGAAAACAAGGCCAGAAAGGCTTTCTAACGAAGGAAGACGTGTAAAGAAGAGCGAAATTGTTGATAAGTTAAAGATGTATGCAACACCTATCGTTATAACTTCTGCATTAATTTATGGTGGAAATATTATAGATGGAAGTATCATAAAGGACTCTTTAATCATAAGTGGAGTTGCAGAGAAGACTGCAGAGGGTTTGTATGGTATGGTAAATAACTATCTTCAATTAGTTTTAGTTCCAATAACGTTTATAACTGCCTTAAGTCAGGCTATTATACCATCTATATCTGCTGCTATGGCTGTTGATGATAGAAAGTTAGTAAATCAAAGGGTAAATTTAGCAATTAGAATAACATTGATGTTAGCAATTCCGGCAGCAATAGCTTTTACATTACTAGCTAAACCTGTATATAGACTTATGTTTCCGGGATCATATGAGGGTCACGTTCTTATGTTAAGAGGAGCTATACTTATAATATTTTGGGGTATATATTTAATTGAAAATACTATACTGCAAAGTATGAATAAATTATATGTAGCTACAACATTTACTGTGCTTGGGATTATAATAAAGATTATATTGAATAGAACTATAATTCCTAGTATGGGCATTACTGGAGCGGTGATTTCAAATATAGTATGTTATCTTGTACCAATGTTATTGGCAACATTTTATATAAGGAATAAACTTAAGGTAAGTATACAATGGAGGAAATATATCACAAAGACAGGGCTATCTGCAATTTTTATGGCATTTTTCGTGAAAATTGTTTATAATTCAGTATACTATATAATTTCATTTTTTAGTGTAACTTTAGGAATATTCGTAGGTCTTGTCGCTACAGCAGGAGTTTGTGGATATATATATTTTATTACGATGGTTGCTATAGGTGGATTTACAGAGGAGGATTTTGAAGCTATTCCAAGAATAGTATTAAGATTTATTCCGAGAAAGTTAAAAGCTAGAATAAAATCATATTGA
- the aroF gene encoding 3-deoxy-7-phosphoheptulonate synthase, with amino-acid sequence MIVVLKQDSDESDITRVNSKLVSLGVQTQVTVGSSGVVIGLIGNTSVINEEEIKGDKSVEDVIKVKEPFKKANRKFHPDNTIIDICGRKIGGEKLAIIAGPCSVESPEQIISVAKSVKDSGAGFLRGGAFKPRTSPYAFQGMREEGLELLKIAREETGLPIVTEIMSPYLIDKFIEDVDIIQVGARNMQNFELLKELGRATRKPILLKRGLSNTIEEWLMSAEYIMAGGNENVILCERGIRTFEKFTRNTLDLSAVLAVKKLSHLPVVVDPSHAAGMWWMVEDLSRAAVAVGADGLIIEVHNDPANAKCDGDQSLKPERFDNLMKSLKDIAKAVGREL; translated from the coding sequence ATGATAGTTGTTTTAAAGCAAGATTCAGATGAATCAGATATAACAAGAGTGAATTCAAAACTAGTCTCATTAGGAGTGCAAACTCAAGTAACAGTGGGAAGTAGTGGAGTTGTAATAGGTTTAATTGGCAATACCAGTGTTATTAATGAGGAAGAGATTAAAGGAGATAAATCTGTTGAAGATGTAATTAAAGTTAAGGAACCTTTTAAAAAAGCTAATAGAAAATTCCATCCAGATAATACTATAATAGATATATGTGGAAGAAAAATTGGTGGAGAAAAGTTAGCGATAATTGCTGGACCTTGTTCTGTAGAGAGTCCAGAGCAGATAATATCAGTAGCTAAAAGTGTCAAGGATAGTGGAGCAGGATTCTTAAGAGGTGGAGCTTTTAAGCCTAGAACATCGCCATATGCATTTCAAGGTATGAGAGAAGAAGGATTAGAACTTCTTAAGATTGCAAGGGAAGAAACAGGGCTTCCAATAGTAACAGAGATAATGAGTCCATATCTTATAGACAAATTTATAGAAGATGTTGATATTATCCAAGTAGGGGCAAGAAATATGCAAAACTTTGAGCTATTGAAAGAGCTTGGTAGGGCTACAAGGAAACCGATTTTATTAAAGAGAGGTTTATCAAACACAATTGAAGAATGGTTAATGTCTGCTGAATATATAATGGCAGGTGGAAATGAGAATGTTATTCTTTGTGAAAGAGGAATAAGAACATTTGAAAAATTCACAAGAAATACTCTTGATTTAAGTGCTGTACTTGCAGTAAAGAAGTTGAGTCATTTACCAGTGGTAGTAGATCCTTCTCATGCAGCAGGTATGTGGTGGATGGTTGAGGACCTTTCAAGAGCGGCAGTAGCTGTAGGAGCAGATGGTCTTATAATTGAAGTTCATAATGATCCGGCTAATGCAAAGTGTGATGGGGATCAATCATTAAAGCCAGAAAGATTTGATAATTTAATGAAATCATTAAAGGATATAGCTAAGGCTGTTGGAAGAGAGCTTTAG